In Nostocoides sp. HKS02, the DNA window GTTCGGCGGCATCGTGGGCGTCGGCCAAGGGTCGATCAACCCGCCGCGGCTGGTGACCCTCACCTGGGCCCCGGCCAAGGCAAAGAGCTCGGTCGCGCTGGTCGGCAAGGGCATCACGTTCGACTCCGGCGGCCTGTGCATCAAGCCCCCGGCCTCGATGCTGACGATGAAGTCCGACATGGCCGGTGCCGCCGCGGTGGCAGCCACGGTCTTCGCCGCTGCCGAGCTCGGGCTCCCGGTCAAGGTGACCGGCTACCTCTGCCTGGCCGAGAACATGCCCGGCGGGGCAGCCCAGCGCCCGAGCGACGTCGTGACGATGCGCAACGGCACCACCGTCGAGATCCTCGACACCGATGCCGAGGGGCGCATGGTTCTCGGCGACGGCATCGCCCTCGCCGGTGAGGCGGGGCCCGACGCCATCGTCGACATCGCCACCCTCACCGGTGCGCAGATGGTGGCGCTCGGTGGGCGGGTCGCCGGCATCATGGCCAATGACGACCCGTTCCGCGACCGGGTGCGGGCCGCGGCTGACACCTCGGGTGAGGCCGCCTGGCCGATGCCCCTGCCCGCCGACCTGCGCAGCCAGCTCGACTCCACCGTGGCCGACCTCGCCCACAAGGGCGAGCGCTGGGGAGGCATGCTCACCGCCGGGCTCTTCCTCAAGGAGTTCGTCACGGAGGGCACGCCCTGGGCCCACATCGACATCGCCGGGCCGTCGTTCAACGAGGGGTCGGCGTGGGGCTACACCCCCAAGGGGGCCACCGGCTTCGGGGTCGCCACGCTGCTCACGCTCGTCGAGGGCTACGCCGGCTGACCGGCATACCTTCGCGACGCGCAGCGCCGCGCCTCCTGCGGGAGCACGGCGCGGGGGCCTCGGGGCTCGTCAGCCGCCGCTCTTGCGACGGAACATCTGCTGCGTCGCGTTGGTCGCCGCACCCTGGGCGTGGTCGACCTTGCCGTGCTCGTGGTCGTCGGAGACGTCCTTGCCGGCGTGGGCCCGCTTCTTGTCCAGGGCTTCGCGGAACTTCCGCTTGACGTCCTCGCTCGGACCCTGGTGCGACTTGCCGCTGCCGGACATGGTGCCTCCTGCTCGTGGGGGTGACGGGTGACCGTCGGGTACACCTTCGCACTGCACCGACGAGCGCACCAACTGCTGTGCCCCGCGCGCGCCGCGTCCGCGAGGTGCTGCGTTCGCGGAGCGCCGCCCGCGCGGTCAGTCGCGCTTGCGCTGCCGCGAGTTCCACTCCCGCATCCGCTGCGGGTAGCCCGTGTGCAGCACGTCGTAGACCGGGATGCCGAGGCTCGAGGCCAGGTCGAAGGCCGCCTGCCGGGTGCCTGCCGCTCTGCGGGTCCACTCGCCGTCGTGGGCGATGAGGATGAGGGTGGTGGCGGTGACGTTGGTGGGCGGCTCGACGTAGGCCTCGACGCCGCGACGGCTCGCCGCGAAGTCGGCGAGATGGCGCTTGACCGCCTGCTGGTCAACCGCCATGTTCGGGCCGTCCGAGGGACCCCTGCGTTGCGAGCCCCGGCCCCTGCGCCACCACACCATGAGGCCCACGATACGGGTCGCGGCTGTCGGAGCCGTGACCTTTCGACCACCTTTCGCGGACGCCCCATCGCAAGTGAGACCTGCTTGCGCCTGCCGCGCCAATCAGTGACAAGATGCACTGTGTCGCGCACGACCCGGTCATGACCTGGCCGTCAGTGGTCCGCGACCTGACCCGTCTGATGCGAACGACGCAAGGGAGCGACCAGGATGTCGGCTGAGGCCGAGAGCACCACCTTCGACGTAGTGATCCTCGGCGGGGGCAGCGGCGGCTACGCCTGCGCGTTCCGCGCGGCCGAGCTCGGCCTGCGCGTCGCCCTCGTGGAGAAGAACAAGCTCGGAGGCACCTGCCTGCACGCCGGGTGCATCCCGACGAAGGCCCTGCTGCACGCGGCCGAGGTCGCCGACACCGCCCGCGAGGGCGAGCGCTTCGGCGTGAAGTCGACCTTCGAGTCGGTCGACATGTCGGGGGTGAACGCCTACAAGGACGGCGTCGTCGCGCGGCTCTACAAGGGTCTCCAAGGCTTGGCCAAAGCCCATCAGATCGAGCTCGTCGAGGGCGCCGGGCGCCTGGTCGACCGCTCCACCGTCGAGGTCGACGGGCGCCGGATCACCGGCCGCCACGTCGTGCTCGCCACCGGCTCCTACGCCAAGTCCCTGCCGGGCCTGGACATCGGCGGCCGGATCATGACCAGCGAGCAGGCCTTGTCGATCGACTTCGTGCCGCCCCGGGTCGTCGTGCTCGGGGGCGGCGTCATCGGCGTCGAGTTCGCGTCGGTGTTCCGCTCGTTCGGCTCCGAGGTCACCGTCGTCGAGGCGTTGCCGCGGCTGGTCGCAGCCGAGGACGAGGCCGTCTCCAAGCAGCTGGAGCGCGCGTTCCGCAAGCGCAAGATCACGGTCAAGACCGGCGTCAGGTTCACCGGTGCCACGCAGAGCGGCGACACCGTGAGCGTCTCGCTCGAGGGCGGTGAGTCGGTCGAGGCAGACCTGCTCCTCGTGGCCGTGGGCCGTGGCCCGGTCACCGAGGGCCTGGGGTATGCCGAGGCAGGCGTCACGCTCGAGCGTGGGTTCGTCGTCACGGACGAGCGGCTGCGGACCGGCGTCGAGGGCGTCTACGCCGTGGGTGACATCGTCCCGGGCTTGCAGCTGGCCCACCGCGGCTTCGCCCAGGGCATCTTCGTCGCCGAGGAGATCGCTGGCCTCGCGCCCGCGGTGATCGAGGAGTCGGGCATACCTCGGGTCACCTACTGCGACCCCGAGATCGCCTCGGTCGGGCTCACCGAGGCCCAGGCCACCGAGAAGTTCGGCGAGGTCGACACCTACGAGTACAACCTCGGCGGCAACGGCAAGTCCCAGATCCTCCAGACCCAGGGCTTCGTCAAGCTGGTCCGTGAGAAGGACGGCCCGGTCGTCGGCGTCCACATGATCGGAGCCCGGATGGGCGAGCAGGTGGGTGAGGCCCAGCTGATCTACAACTGGGAGGCCCTGCCTTCCGATGTGGCAGCCCTGATCCACGCCCACCCCACCCAGAACGAGTCGCTCGGAGAGGCGCACCTGGCCCTGGCCGGCAAGCCGCTCCACGCACACAACTAAGAGGAGAACGAGCAGATGTCTGAACGCGTGACCATGCCGGCCCTGGGTGAGTCGGTCACCGAAGGCACCGTGACGCGCTGGTTGAAGAACGTCGGCGACACCGTCGAGGTGGACGAGCCGCTGCTCGAGGTCTCCACCGACAAGGTCGACACCGAGATCCCGTCGCCGGTGGCCGGAGTGCTCCAGGAGATCCTCGCCGGAGAGGACGACACCGTCGCCGTGGGCGCCGACCTCGCCGTGATCGGCGACGGTCAGGGTTCTTCTGACGATGGTGCGCAGGGCAGCTCCGAGCCGTCTGCGCCGCAGGCCGAGGGACACCTCCGCGCAGGCCGCGCCCGCGCCGCAGGAGCCGTCCACCGACCAGGAGCCGCAGCAGCAGAACTCCGAGCCCGAGCAGTCCACCAGCACTGACGGCGCGTCCGGGGCAGGTGAGACGGTGACGATGCCGGCGCTCGGCGAGTCCGTCACCGAGGGCACGGTCACCCGCTGGCTCAAGGCCGAGGGCGACACCGTCGAGGTCGACGAGCCCCTGCTCGAGGTCTCGACCGACAAGGTCGACACCGAGATCCCCTCGCCGGTCGCCGGCGTGCTCACCACGATCCTCGTGTCCGAGGACGACACCGTGCCCGTGGGCGGCGCGCTGGCCATCATCGGCGGCTCGGGCGGTGGGCAGGCTCCCGCCGCCCAACAGCCTGAGCCGGAGCAGGCCGCACCACAGGCCCAGCAGGCCGAGCCGGAGCAGGCCGCACCAGAGGCCCAGCAGGCTGAGCCGGAGCAGGCTGAGCCGGAGCAGGTGGCACCGCAGGCCCCCGCCCCCGCCCCCGCGGCGGCGCCAGCGCCGTCCCAGGCTCCCGCCCACGCAGCCCAGGGCAGCGAGGAGTCCGCGGACGCCTCGGCATACGTCACGCCGTTGGTCCGCAAGCTCGCCGCCGACAACAACGTCGACCTCGGCTCGCTCCAGGGCACCGGCATCGGCGGCCGCATCCGCAAGCAGGACGTGCTCGACGCCGCGAAGGCAGCCCAGGCCGCTCAGGAGGCGCAGGAGGCCGCAGCCAAGCCCGCACCCGCCCCGTCCCAGGCCCCCGCCGCCGCCACGGCCGCGCCCCGTCAGGTCGCCGAGTCGCCCAAGCGCGGCACGACCGAGAAGATGTCGCGACTGCGTCAGACCATCGCCAAGCGCATGGTGGAGTCGCTGCAGGTCTCGGCCCAGCTCACGACCGTGGTCGAGGTCGACGTCACCAAGATCGCGCGTCTGCGCGGTCGGGCCAAGGGCGAGTTCGAGCGCCGCGAAGGCACCAAGCTCAGCTTCCTGCCGTTCTTCGCCCTGGCCTCGGTCGAAGCGCTGAAGGCCCACCCGACCGTCAACGCGAGCGTCGAGGGTGACCAGATCACCTACCACGGGTCGGAGAACCTCGGCGTGGCCGTCGACACCGAGCGCGGCCTGCTGGTCCCGGTCATCAAGGACGCCGGTGACCTCAACATCGCCGGGCTGGCCCGCAAGATCGCCGACCTCGCCGAACGCACGCGGGGCAACAAGATCACGCCCGACGAGCTCGGCGGGGGCACCTTCACGCTGACCAACACCGGCAGCCGCGGCGCCCTCTTCGACACGCCGATCATCAACCAGCCGAACGTCGCGATCCTCGGCACCGGCGCCGTCGTCAAGCGGCCCGTGGTCGTCACCGACGGTGACGGAGGCGAGACGATCGCCATCCGCTCGATGGTCTACCTCGCGCTGTCCTACGACCACCGGGTCGTCGACGGCGCCGACGCCGCGCGCTTCCTGACCACGATGAAGACGCGGCTCGAGGAGGGCAACTTCGAGTCCGACCTCGGCCTCTGAGCCCCGGTCGCAACCCCCATCGCAGGAACTCCCACCATGTCGCAGCGCGTCGCCGTCACCGGGTCATCCGGTCTGATCGGCGGCGCGCTGTCGAGGTTCCTGCGCGAGCGCGGTGACCAGGTCGTCCGCCTGGTGCGCCGCCCGGCGGCCGGGCCGCACGAGGTGCAGTGGGACCCGTCCGCCCGCCACCTCGATCCGGAGGCGCTGCGCGGCGTCGACGCCGTGGTCCACCTGGCCGGCGCCGGCGTCGGCGACCAGCGGTGGACCCCCGCCTACCAGCAGCAGATCCTCGCCTCGCGGGTCGACGGCACCGCCACCCTGGCCGAGGCACTCGCCCGGCTCGGTGACGGGGTCCGGCTCGTGTGCGGATCCGCCGTCGGCTTCTACGGCGACCGCGGCGACGAGGTGCTCACCGAGGAGTCCGGGCCCGGCGACGGGTTCCTCAGCGAGGTGGTGCGCGCCTGGGAGGCGGCCGCCGACCCCGCGCGTGAGGCCGGGCTGTCGGTCGCCCACTCGCGCACGGGGATCGTCCTGGCCGCTTCCGGCGGGGCGATGGCGCGGATGCTCCCGCTGGCCCGTCTCGGCATCAACGGTCCCCTCGGCAGCGGTCGGCAGTGGTGGCCATGGATCACCTTGAGCGACGCGGTCGCTGGCTTGGCGTTCCTCGTCGACCGTCCTGACCTCACCGGCCCGGTCAACCTCGTCGGGCACTCCCCCGACCGGCAGGTCGACCTCGCCCGCGCGCTGGGTCACCGGCTCCACCGGCCAGCCGTGCTCCCCGCGCCCGCCTTCGGCATCAAGCTGGTGCTCGGCGGGTTCTCGGAGGAAGTTCTCACGAGCAAGCGCGCCCTGCCCAGCCGGCTCACCGCCGCGGGCTTCGTCCACCGGAACACCGACCTCGGGTCGGCGCTGGACCAGGTGCTCGGTAGCGGCCAGCCCGGCTGACCGCCTCAGTGGGGACCGTCGGGGACCGGTGCGACCTCCTCGACCCTCCACCCGCCGTCCACCCACCGCAGCGAGAACCGCATCGGCGCCCCCCGGGCCGCCGCGACCGGCCGCGCCACCCCTGCCGGGTCCACGACCGCGTATGCCGACGTGTCCACCACCGCATCGATGGTCGCCCGGGCGCCGGGGACCGTGGCGAGCGCGTGTGCGCTGCCGACCCGCAGGCGCACGCCGCGGTAGGACTGGTGCCGTGCCCGGACCGCGTCAACCAGGGCCAGGTCGGCAGCCTGCGCCGGTGAACCCGCGACATCGAGGTCCGCGAGGCCGGCGAGGTCGGTGTCGCGAGCGCCGTTCAGGGCAGCCGCGCGTCGATCCGCCAGTGCCTGCAGGAGCCCCCGCGGGTCGCGCCGCGCCGCCAGTCGATCCGAGGCCAGGTCGGTGGGCCTCGCCGCGGTGACCGCAGTGACCGCGCTCCCGACGTGAGCGGTGGCTCCTGGCGTTCCAAGACCGCCAGGACCGCCCAGCCCGCCGAGCCCGCCCAGGCCGCCGAACGCCACGACACCGGCTGCCCCACCGACCACGACGACCACGACGACCGCCGACCCCACCAGCCAGCCCGGCAGTGCTCGTCGGCGCCCGGGACGAGAGCGCGGACGATGTCGGTGCCTTGGCGTGCTCCCCCGCACCCGACCCGGCGCACGGGATGCGCTCCTGCGTCCGTGATCGGCTGGCGTCGTCGCCGGTGGGGCCGCCGGCCGCACGTCGCGCAGCCGCTGGGTGAGCAAGGAGGTCTCGTCGGTGCCCACCACGAGCCGCAGCGGCTCGCACGGAGCGGAGTCGAAGTACGCCACCGCCAGCTCGGTGGCTGTCGGCCGTAGCGCCGGGTCGCCAGCGAGGGCCCGATGGGTCACCGACTGCCACGCGTCGGGCAGCCCGGGCGCCAGCTCCCCGAGCGGGGCGCGCAGCGCCACGGGCCCGGGCGGCTGCCCGGTGACGCACCACCAGGCCAGCGCGCCCGCGGCATACACGTCCGACGCGCTCGTGGGCTCAGCGCCGGCGGCGACCTCCGGAGCGACGAATCCCGGTGTGCCGTAACGGTCCTCGGGGCCGTGGCCGATGAGCCGCGCCACCCCCAGGTCGGCGACGAGCGGGCGACCGTTGCGCTCGAGCAGGACGTTGCCCGGTGACACGTCGCCGTGGACGACCCCGACCGCGTGCAGCCCCGCCAGCGTCTGCGCCACGGGGGCCAGCACGGTCACGGACTCACCCACGCTGAGGTGACCTCGGGCCGTGACCGCGCCGTGGAGCGAGCCCCCCGGTGGCACGGTCGAGCACGATCGCGAGCTGCGGCGGGTCGGTCTCGAGCGCACGTGCCTCGTGGAACGCGACCAGGCCCTCGACGGCGACCCGGCTCAAGACGGCCAGCTCGCGAGCCGCCTGGTCGGCCGCAGCCACACCGCCCACCTGGACCACCTTGACCGCCACCGGCACCCCGTCGTGGACGCGCTCTGCCGCCCACACCGTGCCTGCACCACCGACCCCGAGGACGTGCAGCAGGCGGTAGCCCGGAACCTCTGGTCGGTCCCCCAGGCCCATCACGATGTCCATCACCATGTCCCTCCCCATGTCCCTCCCCATGTCAGCCACTATGCCCACTGCGCTCGCGGAGCCCAGCCGGTTGTCCACAGGCCTGGGCCGGACCGCCCGTGGGCGCGGCGTACGCTGGGCGCCATGCGTTTCGAGCACCTCGGCTTCGCCCCGGACTTCGTCGACTACCAGTCGGCGTGGGACCACCAGCGCGAGATCCACGCCGGTGTGGTCGCGGGCGCC includes these proteins:
- a CDS encoding leucyl aminopeptidase, producing MTTVSLSDRPAHDLTADAVVLATVQVDGSATLAAGHGLPRGAAAHLATSLKAHGASGAAEEVHTVAAVPGVKAGLVVLAGLGSATARTTSFEPEVLRRAAGAAIRSLKAATTVAVALPAGDVGSVAAVAEGATLGAYRYAGVRGPAAKPAVGVEKVTVVTSSARSKDAKAVAARAVVLAEAKAYARDLVNMPPNLLFPQSFADSVRTRAGSVSGKVTVTVLDEKALVKGGFGGIVGVGQGSINPPRLVTLTWAPAKAKSSVALVGKGITFDSGGLCIKPPASMLTMKSDMAGAAAVAATVFAAAELGLPVKVTGYLCLAENMPGGAAQRPSDVVTMRNGTTVEILDTDAEGRMVLGDGIALAGEAGPDAIVDIATLTGAQMVALGGRVAGIMANDDPFRDRVRAAADTSGEAAWPMPLPADLRSQLDSTVADLAHKGERWGGMLTAGLFLKEFVTEGTPWAHIDIAGPSFNEGSAWGYTPKGATGFGVATLLTLVEGYAG
- a CDS encoding DUF5302 domain-containing protein, which codes for MSGSGKSHQGPSEDVKRKFREALDKKRAHAGKDVSDDHEHGKVDHAQGAATNATQQMFRRKSGG
- the lpdA gene encoding dihydrolipoyl dehydrogenase, with the translated sequence MSAEAESTTFDVVILGGGSGGYACAFRAAELGLRVALVEKNKLGGTCLHAGCIPTKALLHAAEVADTAREGERFGVKSTFESVDMSGVNAYKDGVVARLYKGLQGLAKAHQIELVEGAGRLVDRSTVEVDGRRITGRHVVLATGSYAKSLPGLDIGGRIMTSEQALSIDFVPPRVVVLGGGVIGVEFASVFRSFGSEVTVVEALPRLVAAEDEAVSKQLERAFRKRKITVKTGVRFTGATQSGDTVSVSLEGGESVEADLLLVAVGRGPVTEGLGYAEAGVTLERGFVVTDERLRTGVEGVYAVGDIVPGLQLAHRGFAQGIFVAEEIAGLAPAVIEESGIPRVTYCDPEIASVGLTEAQATEKFGEVDTYEYNLGGNGKSQILQTQGFVKLVREKDGPVVGVHMIGARMGEQVGEAQLIYNWEALPSDVAALIHAHPTQNESLGEAHLALAGKPLHAHN
- a CDS encoding TIGR01777 family oxidoreductase, producing MSQRVAVTGSSGLIGGALSRFLRERGDQVVRLVRRPAAGPHEVQWDPSARHLDPEALRGVDAVVHLAGAGVGDQRWTPAYQQQILASRVDGTATLAEALARLGDGVRLVCGSAVGFYGDRGDEVLTEESGPGDGFLSEVVRAWEAAADPAREAGLSVAHSRTGIVLAASGGAMARMLPLARLGINGPLGSGRQWWPWITLSDAVAGLAFLVDRPDLTGPVNLVGHSPDRQVDLARALGHRLHRPAVLPAPAFGIKLVLGGFSEEVLTSKRALPSRLTAAGFVHRNTDLGSALDQVLGSGQPG
- a CDS encoding serine/threonine-protein kinase codes for the protein MGESVTVLAPVAQTLAGLHAVGVVHGDVSPGNVLLERNGRPLVADLGVARLIGHGPEDRYGTPGFVAPEVAAGAEPTSASDVYAAGALAWWCVTGQPPGPVALRAPLGELAPGLPDAWQSVTHRALAGDPALRPTATELAVAYFDSAPCEPLRLVVGTDETSLLTQRLRDVRPAAPPATTPADHGRRSASRAPGRVRGSTPRHRHRPRSRPGRRRALPGWLVGSAVVVVVVVGGAAGVVAFGGLGGLGGLGGPGGLGTPGATAHVGSAVTAVTAARPTDLASDRLAARRDPRGLLQALADRRAAALNGARDTDLAGLADLDVAGSPAQAADLALVDAVRARHQSYRGVRLRVGSAHALATVPGARATIDAVVDTSAYAVVDPAGVARPVAAARGAPMRFSLRWVDGGWRVEEVAPVPDGPH